One Oryza glaberrima chromosome 11, OglaRS2, whole genome shotgun sequence genomic region harbors:
- the LOC127754693 gene encoding uncharacterized protein LOC127754693, producing the protein MGDHVVVNVEGLGNDGGAVEKPSEAVNSSVVAAASLSTTVDTVEEGGGEEEPLIQAAECRICQEEDSVKNLEKPCACSGSLKYAHRACVQRWCNEKGDITCEICHEQYKHGYTAPPRVEPDDTIIDIGGDWARDPRIIAVAAAQRRLLETEYDEYAGTDASGAAFCRSAALILMALLLLRHALSISDNEGDDDASTMFSLFLLRAAGFLLPCYIMAWIFSILHRRRQRQEAAAIAAAEVAFILQSAQGHALQFTIAPDSPATPQHEPQQQQPQPQQ; encoded by the exons ATGGGCGACCATGTGGTGGTGAATGTGGAAGGCTTAGGAAACGATGGAGGGGCTGTGGAGAAGCCATCTGAGGCCGTGAACAGCTCAGTGGTGGCTGCTGCGTCGCTTTCTACGACTGTTGATACGGTTGAggagggcggtggagaggaggagccgCTCATCCAGGCGGCGGAGTGCCGTATATGCCAGGAGGAGGATAGCGTCAAGAACCTCGAGAAGCCTTGTGCTTGCAGTGGCAGCCTCAAG TATGCTCATAGAGCTTGTGTGCAACGCTGGTGCAATGAGAAAGGAGACATTACATGTGAAATCTGTCATGAG CAATATAAGCATGGATACACAGCTCCACCTCGTGTTGAACCAGACGATACCATCATAGATATCGG TGGTGATTGGGCACGTGACCCAAGAATTATTGCTGTAGCGGCTGCACAACGTCGTCTTCTTGAAACTGAGTATGATGAATATGCTGGTACTGATGCTAGTGGTGCTGCATTCTGCCGTTCTGCTGCACTTATA CTAATGGCCTTGTTGCTATTGAGGCATGCTTTGTCTATCTCAGACAATGAAGGAGATGATGATGCTTCTACCATGTTCTCG CTCTTTCTACTTCGAGCTGCTGGATTTCTGCTGCCATGCTATATCATGGCTTGGATATTCAGTATTTTGCATCGCCGGCGACAAAGACAG GAAGCGGCTGCAATTGCTGCAGCAGAGGTGGCATTCATCCTGCAATCAGCCCAAGGCCATGCCCTTCAGTTCACCATCGCTCCAGACTCCCCCGCCACTCCACAGCATGagccacagcagcagcagccgcagccgcagcaatAG
- the LOC127754694 gene encoding probable calcium-binding protein CML46, with product MEKSPAMHFLLELESQEPVCLLILFTMFTWFISQVQMILPSSCQHCNYAVTKVTSTPVLADRKISKNLSKHKDDGIEMTHEDVESVMTKMGLDFDHGKTMVYKEIGSNCMSELFDDDEPSLDEVKQAFLVFDEDNCGYIDALDLYRVLRNLGLREGVGVDECEQMIAKYDMNRDRRIDMVEFIRVLEASFC from the coding sequence ATGGAGAAGTCACCGGCCATGCACTTCCTCCTGGAACTGGAGTCCCAAGAACCGGTTtgcctcctcatcctcttcaCCATGTTTACCTGGTTCATCTCGCAGGTTCAGATGATCCTCCCTAGTTCTTGCCAACACTGCAATTATGCCGTCACCAAGGTGACCTCGACACCGGTTCTCGCCGACAGAAAGATATCAAAGAATCTAAGTAAGCATAAAGATGATGGGATAGAGATGACACATGAAGATGTTGAGTCTGTGATGACAAAGATGGGGCTTGATTTTGATCACGGAAAAACTATGGTTTACAAGGAGATTGGTTCTAACTGCATGTCAGAGTTGTTCGATGACGATGAACCGAGCTTGGACGAAGTAAAGCAGGCATTTTTGGTGTTTGATGAGGATAATTGTGGGTACATTGATGCATTGGATTTGTATAGAGTCCTTAGGAATCTAGGATTAAGAGAAGGTGTAGGGGTTGATGAGTGTGAGCAAATGATTGCCAAATATGACATGAACAGAGATAGGAGGATAGATATGGTAGAGTTCATTAGGGTTCTGGAGGCCAGTTTTTGCTGA
- the LOC127754695 gene encoding uncharacterized protein LOC127754695, whose translation MERVPAVHLAMVLLAFCCLIHASSSAETPLPPALKVMQRFEATPVSSRGDDQAAAVIAGEPEAGEVNGRMELELTDYPGSGANDRHSPWGQERRN comes from the exons ATGGAGAGAGTTCCTGCAGTTCATCTGGCAATGGTGCTCCTGGCCTTCTGCTGCCTCATCCATGCATCATCAAGTGCTGAAACTCCACTTCCACCTG CCCTCAAGGTGATGCAGCGTTTTGAAGCAACTCCAGTCTCTAGCAGAGGAGATGATCAG gctgccgccgtcatcgccggaGAACCGGAGGCCGGCGAGGTCAACGGCAggatggagctggagctcaccGATTACCCGGGCTCCGGCGCCAACGATCGGCACTCGCCATGGGGGCAGGAGAGGAGAaactga